One window from the genome of Erwinia sorbitola encodes:
- a CDS encoding MetQ/NlpA family ABC transporter substrate-binding protein, with protein sequence MIRHAPFSLAGIALSLTLAFSAQAAETLRIAADAVPHAEILNYVKKIDPSLDIKIIELTSGINANELLAHGDVDANYFQHVPYLRDQEKALGQKFIVAATVHIEPLGIYSRKVKSLQQVPDKGTVAVPNNVTNLSRALYLLQSQGLITLKPGFGDPAKDQATPKDIATNPKHLKILEVESPQIPRALDDVDLAVINGNYALEAGLTPAKDALGLESAKNNPYANILVTTPQLANDPRIKQLAKDLESKQVAEFIQQNYKGSVIPVAGH encoded by the coding sequence ATGATCAGACATGCACCATTCTCTTTAGCAGGGATCGCCTTATCCCTTACTCTGGCTTTTTCAGCTCAGGCGGCAGAGACACTGCGAATTGCGGCAGATGCCGTACCTCACGCAGAAATTCTTAACTATGTTAAGAAAATCGACCCGTCACTCGATATTAAAATTATTGAACTGACCAGCGGTATAAACGCCAACGAACTGCTGGCTCATGGCGATGTTGATGCTAACTACTTCCAGCATGTGCCATACCTGCGCGATCAGGAAAAGGCTCTTGGGCAGAAATTTATCGTGGCGGCGACGGTGCATATTGAACCGCTAGGCATCTACTCCCGCAAAGTAAAAAGCCTGCAACAAGTGCCGGATAAAGGCACGGTAGCGGTGCCCAATAACGTTACCAACCTGAGTCGCGCGCTCTACCTGCTGCAAAGTCAGGGGCTGATTACGTTAAAACCCGGCTTCGGCGACCCGGCGAAAGACCAGGCGACGCCAAAAGATATCGCCACCAATCCAAAGCATCTGAAAATACTTGAGGTGGAATCACCGCAGATCCCCCGGGCGCTGGATGATGTCGATCTGGCGGTCATTAATGGCAACTATGCGCTGGAAGCGGGGCTGACCCCGGCGAAGGACGCGTTAGGTCTGGAAAGTGCAAAAAATAATCCGTATGCCAATATCCTGGTGACTACGCCGCAGCTGGCTAACGATCCCCGGATTAAACAGCTGGCAAAAGATCTGGAATCGAAGCAGGTAGCTGAGTTTATTCAGCAGAATTATAAAGGATCGGTAATCCCGGTGGCAGGGCACTAA
- a CDS encoding methionine ABC transporter permease translates to MIATATLETLYMVGLAGLFTLLIGLPLGVLLFISRRNSILPLPHLNALLGTVVNIGRSLPFVVLLIALIPLTRLIVGTTLGSAAAVVPITLGAIPFFARIVENALDEVAKGRIEAIVSMGGSGWHVVSKVLLPEALPALLAGMTLTLVMLIGFSSMAGVIGGGGLGDLAIRYGYQRFNQPVMIGTVVVLVLMVQGVQMMGDRLVRRLAHRR, encoded by the coding sequence ATGATCGCCACTGCCACGCTGGAAACCCTCTATATGGTGGGGCTGGCCGGGCTGTTTACCCTGCTGATTGGCTTACCGTTGGGCGTACTGCTGTTTATCAGCCGTCGCAACAGCATTTTGCCGCTGCCGCATCTGAATGCGTTGTTGGGGACGGTGGTCAATATCGGGCGCTCGCTGCCATTTGTGGTGCTGCTGATTGCGCTGATCCCACTAACCCGCCTTATTGTAGGAACCACGCTGGGCAGCGCTGCGGCAGTGGTGCCCATTACTCTGGGAGCCATCCCATTTTTTGCCCGAATCGTTGAAAATGCGCTGGATGAAGTAGCCAAAGGGCGCATTGAAGCGATCGTCTCCATGGGTGGCAGCGGATGGCACGTGGTCAGTAAAGTACTGCTGCCTGAGGCGTTGCCCGCGCTGCTGGCAGGGATGACGCTTACGCTGGTGATGTTGATTGGTTTTTCATCCATGGCCGGAGTGATTGGCGGCGGGGGTTTAGGCGATCTGGCGATCCGTTATGGTTATCAGCGTTTCAATCAGCCGGTGATGATTGGCACCGTGGTGGTACTGGTACTGATGGTGCAGGGCGTTCAGATGATGGGCGATCGCCTGGTCAGAAGACTGGCGCATCGCCGTTAA
- a CDS encoding AEC family transporter: protein MSLLATLLHQIFIAMPLFVLIALGWLLVRWRQWPESITSAINRLVFRVALPAMLFRLMCDFSNGPPVDARLLLAFFGGCLLVFLLGRVVASRAFKLDGISGSVFALGGIFSNNVLLGLPIARVMLGDAAIPSVALVLVFNGLILWTLATVSVEWFKHGALNLRGFGNTAISVLKNPLIIGILSGTLFSLTGLPLPQFIDQPVTMLGQIAVPLALVALGMSLAGYRIKDGLAISYALSAIKLIVQPLVVWGLAWMIGLPPLESKVVVLLASMAVGVNVYLMSQQFNALTGPAATSMLLTTLFSAITTPVLMLTMDWVYG, encoded by the coding sequence ATGTCGCTACTTGCCACGCTGCTGCATCAGATCTTTATCGCCATGCCGCTGTTTGTACTGATTGCTCTTGGATGGCTGCTGGTGCGCTGGCGTCAGTGGCCTGAGAGTATTACCAGCGCCATCAACCGTCTGGTGTTTCGTGTGGCATTACCGGCGATGTTATTTCGTCTGATGTGTGATTTCAGCAACGGCCCCCCGGTGGATGCTCGTCTGCTGCTCGCTTTTTTTGGCGGCTGCCTGCTGGTTTTTTTACTTGGCAGGGTCGTGGCATCGCGGGCATTTAAGCTCGACGGTATTTCCGGCTCGGTATTTGCCCTCGGCGGCATCTTCTCCAATAACGTTCTTCTCGGCCTGCCTATTGCCCGCGTGATGCTGGGTGATGCGGCTATCCCCTCCGTCGCACTGGTACTGGTATTTAATGGTTTAATTCTCTGGACGCTGGCAACTGTTTCGGTGGAGTGGTTTAAACACGGTGCGCTAAACCTCAGAGGCTTCGGCAATACCGCCATCAGCGTACTGAAAAATCCGCTAATTATTGGCATTCTTTCCGGTACCTTGTTCAGTCTTACCGGCCTGCCGCTGCCACAGTTTATCGACCAGCCCGTGACCATGCTGGGGCAGATTGCTGTGCCTCTGGCGCTGGTGGCGCTGGGAATGAGCCTGGCGGGATACCGGATTAAAGACGGGTTGGCGATCAGTTATGCCCTGAGCGCTATCAAACTTATCGTGCAGCCGCTGGTGGTGTGGGGGCTTGCATGGATGATCGGCCTGCCACCGCTGGAAAGTAAGGTGGTGGTGCTGCTGGCCTCAATGGCGGTAGGCGTTAACGTTTATCTGATGTCACAGCAGTTTAACGCGCTGACCGGCCCGGCGGCGACGAGTATGCTGCTGACCACGCTTTTTTCAGCAATTACCACGCCAGTTCTGATGCTTACGATGGATTGGGTGTATGGGTGA
- a CDS encoding AI-2E family transporter translates to MEIRNVNRAQLCQIASYGLIFIALFAIFPLRLLPCFLAGFIVYETILALTPLVERLVKGPIARWISIMFLSVVIILSLVTGITKLIGFLLHDFQNPAAFHATASKLLEDAQHTLSPVVTRYLPSDIDELQNQVVTWLREHLVVVQTFGRSAAHTFATMLIGMLLGAIISLRNSGAVRPEAPLKQAMLDRLSTLAAAFHNVVFAQIKVSLVNTVLTCGFLFGVLPMFGLHFPFAKTVVVLTFIAGLLPIIGNLISNTVIVLIGLSISLEAALIALIYLVLIHKLEYFINARIFGSRISAKTWEILLAMLVFESAFGLAGVVAAPVYYAYLKAELRAARLI, encoded by the coding sequence ATGGAAATACGTAACGTTAATCGGGCACAGTTATGTCAGATCGCCAGCTACGGACTTATTTTTATTGCGCTGTTCGCCATCTTCCCGCTTCGTTTGCTGCCCTGTTTTCTTGCCGGATTTATCGTCTATGAAACCATCCTTGCCCTGACGCCGCTGGTTGAGCGCCTGGTGAAAGGGCCGATTGCCCGCTGGATCAGTATCATGTTCCTCAGCGTGGTGATTATTCTCTCCCTGGTTACCGGTATAACCAAACTTATCGGTTTCCTGTTGCACGATTTCCAAAACCCCGCCGCATTTCATGCCACCGCCAGTAAGTTACTGGAAGATGCGCAGCATACGCTGTCGCCGGTAGTCACCCGCTATTTGCCGTCTGATATTGATGAGCTGCAAAATCAGGTGGTGACCTGGCTGCGTGAACATCTTGTTGTGGTGCAGACTTTTGGTCGTAGCGCTGCACATACCTTTGCCACCATGCTGATTGGCATGCTGCTTGGGGCGATCATCTCGCTGCGCAACAGCGGCGCAGTACGACCGGAAGCACCGCTGAAACAGGCAATGCTGGATCGTTTATCTACCCTCGCGGCGGCGTTCCATAATGTGGTATTTGCACAGATTAAAGTGTCGCTGGTGAATACTGTGCTCACCTGTGGCTTCCTGTTTGGCGTACTGCCGATGTTTGGTCTGCACTTCCCGTTTGCCAAAACCGTGGTGGTACTGACCTTTATTGCCGGACTGCTGCCGATTATCGGCAATCTGATCTCGAATACTGTAATTGTGCTGATCGGTCTCTCTATTTCCCTTGAGGCTGCACTGATTGCGCTGATTTACCTCGTGCTGATCCACAAGCTGGAATACTTTATCAATGCGCGAATTTTCGGTAGCCGTATCAGTGCCAAGACATGGGAAATTCTGCTCGCTATGCTGGTATTTGAATCGGCCTTTGGCCTGGCCGGAGTGGTGGCTGCTCCGGTGTATTACGCCTATCTGAAAGCGGAGCTGCGCGCTGCCCGACTAATTTAA
- a CDS encoding methionine ABC transporter ATP-binding protein, protein MIEIENVSRRFSPDQPPALDNVSLTVPDGSIFGILGRSGAGKSTLIRCLNLLERPDTGRVCIDGEDITRLSLAALRQQRRRSGMIFQHFNLLHSRTVAGNVAVPLEIAGVKGAQRRARVAELLDLVGLSNKADVFPSQLSGGQQQRVGIARALAAQPGYLLCDEATSALDVETTASVLALLQQINQQFGLTIVMITHQLEVVKAICDRAALLEGGKIVESGALSTLLRQPDSALRKALLHDPLAEQHFLQRHGISRGELCAVA, encoded by the coding sequence ATGATTGAAATTGAGAATGTCTCCAGACGCTTCAGTCCCGATCAGCCTCCGGCGCTGGATAACGTCTCACTGACCGTTCCGGACGGATCGATATTCGGCATTCTCGGCCGCAGCGGCGCGGGGAAAAGTACCCTGATCCGCTGCCTTAATCTGCTTGAACGCCCCGATACCGGTCGGGTGTGCATCGACGGTGAAGATATCACCCGTTTGAGCCTGGCTGCACTGCGCCAGCAGCGACGGCGTAGCGGTATGATCTTTCAGCATTTCAACTTGCTGCATTCGCGCACCGTGGCAGGTAATGTGGCGGTGCCGCTGGAAATTGCCGGTGTGAAAGGGGCACAGCGGCGGGCACGCGTCGCGGAGCTGCTGGATTTGGTGGGACTGAGCAACAAAGCAGACGTTTTTCCCTCACAGCTTTCCGGCGGTCAGCAGCAGCGGGTAGGAATTGCACGGGCGCTGGCGGCACAGCCCGGATATTTGCTGTGTGACGAAGCGACCAGCGCTCTGGATGTTGAAACCACCGCTTCAGTGCTGGCGCTGCTGCAACAGATTAATCAGCAGTTTGGTCTGACGATTGTCATGATCACTCATCAGCTGGAAGTGGTGAAAGCAATTTGCGATCGCGCCGCACTGCTGGAAGGGGGAAAAATTGTTGAAAGCGGGGCACTCAGTACGCTGCTCCGGCAGCCGGATTCGGCCCTGCGTAAGGCCTTGCTGCACGATCCGCTGGCCGAACAGCATTTCCTGCAACGGCATGGTATCAGCAGAGGTGAACTGTGCGCAGTAGCTTAG
- a CDS encoding isopenicillin N synthase family dioxygenase gives MTQITSLPILDFSQLDGTAEQQQAFLQKLSRSARDVGFFYLINHGVDTALSARVQQLSRQFFALPEDDKQRVSMIHSPHFRGYNRAGSEVTRSQPDWREQFDIGAERPALPLQAGEAGWKRLQGPNLWPEALPELKPTLLHWQKEMTAMSQRLLRAFAQALELAPDAFDPLYGEKPNEHIKLIRYPGQTAETTSQGVGAHKDSGFLSFLLQDQQRGLQVEVEPDRWVDALPLQGAFVVNIGELLELTSNGYLRATVHRVVSPPNGQDRLSIAFFLGAQLDAVVPVFNLPEKIASLAHGPASDPLNPLLRDVGWNYLKGRLRSHPDVAARWYQELQQQQQPQHTA, from the coding sequence ATGACCCAGATTACCTCATTACCAATTCTCGACTTTTCGCAGCTTGATGGCACCGCAGAGCAGCAGCAGGCTTTTCTGCAAAAACTGAGTCGCTCCGCACGTGACGTCGGGTTTTTTTATCTGATCAATCACGGCGTTGATACCGCGCTGTCTGCCAGAGTACAGCAGCTGTCCCGGCAATTTTTTGCCCTGCCAGAGGATGATAAACAACGGGTATCGATGATCCACTCTCCACACTTTCGCGGCTATAACCGGGCGGGTTCGGAGGTGACGCGCAGCCAGCCGGACTGGCGGGAACAGTTTGATATCGGTGCCGAGCGGCCAGCGCTGCCGCTGCAAGCTGGTGAAGCTGGCTGGAAGCGTTTGCAGGGTCCGAACCTGTGGCCGGAAGCGCTGCCGGAACTGAAACCGACCCTGCTGCACTGGCAGAAAGAGATGACGGCAATGTCTCAGCGCTTGCTGCGGGCTTTCGCACAGGCTCTGGAACTGGCGCCGGATGCATTCGATCCGCTTTACGGCGAAAAACCCAACGAACATATTAAGCTAATCCGCTACCCCGGTCAGACTGCGGAAACCACCAGTCAGGGGGTAGGGGCGCATAAAGATTCTGGCTTCCTGAGTTTCCTGTTACAGGATCAGCAGCGCGGATTGCAGGTAGAAGTGGAGCCGGATCGCTGGGTAGATGCACTGCCTCTTCAGGGCGCATTTGTGGTCAATATCGGAGAACTTCTTGAGCTGACCAGCAATGGCTACCTGCGCGCTACGGTACACCGGGTGGTATCTCCGCCAAACGGACAGGATCGGCTGTCGATCGCCTTCTTTCTCGGCGCACAGCTGGATGCGGTAGTCCCCGTCTTCAATCTACCGGAAAAGATTGCCTCCCTGGCCCACGGTCCGGCAAGCGATCCGCTCAATCCGCTGTTGCGGGATGTGGGCTGGAACTATCTGAAAGGGCGGCTGCGCTCCCATCCGGACGTCGCAGCCCGCTGGTATCAGGAATTACAACAACAACAACAACCCCAACACACCGCATAA